The Prunus dulcis chromosome 5, ALMONDv2, whole genome shotgun sequence genomic sequence AAATAAAATAAGCGCACAAATACGAAGATAGTCACACAATAATCACCCACTACACCAAAATCGAAACCCTCGAAGCACCAATACGAACacaagccaaagccaaagGAGCCAGTAACCAGAGAATGGAATAAGGTGGTCATGCACCAAAGCTAGAGTCAGAGCTAGAGCTCTACACACTTTTCGCTATAGTAGAGTAGTTTAGAGGCTAAGAACGGGTGTGGGCCACCATGGGAGCACAAATGGGTGGATGTAATTGAGATTCCAACTAGTGCCCCGACCTCGAATCTTTGGAACTAACTCAAACATTCCTGCACCAAAGTTCCACCTGATAATTTTGTGAGCATTTACGTAGATGGTATCCTCAATAGTCGGGTGGAAAGCTATCGCAGTTTTTGCCAACTCATCTAGAGGCGTCATAGAAACGTACGTCATCATGATAGGAAGAATCCATTTGGAAGAAGGGAACTTTGTCGACCACCAAACGCCATTTCAAAGTATCATCGCCTGCATCTAACTCCCAGACACTCAAATGACCACCAAGCAGAAACTCGGACACCCGCAAATGCCCTCGACATGCACCAAGAACCCGATCCAACGAAATGGAATATCCCCGCACTTCAGACGACATATCAAGAGGTGCCAGACTGAACCGACATTTGTCAACAATAATATGATtgccatcaccatcaccattaCTGATATCTTGGAAGGGATCCAACTCCAGAATATAGGAGGATGCATGATCGGAAcctgaaaaatacaacttccCATTGCAAGCAACGCCAGCAGTTATgatatcaaaataatttcGTAGGCCGCATACCACATTAGCGGACTCCCTCCATTCACCGGTCTCAGAAAAGAAGATGTCCACATAGAACTCTTGACGTAGTCGCACAACCCTCCACCTATATTCAGCATTAATGGAAACCTCATCATCGAAGGTGGAAGATGAGTTGTAGCTGTAGTAGGGATCACAAATGAACCCTACGCTTACCCAATTAT encodes the following:
- the LOC117628936 gene encoding F-box protein At5g49610-like, which codes for MMMNDSVDDLPEVLLVEIICRLSCIKLVFQCKCVSKRWCELISSSHFVGQYVRRQRDLKTPILGTVVVDNGTFFRMENEDGLMSLQLPVISEAAPEQKLFVVGACNDLVLCCPSELDQRDYYICNPYTKKWVALPPPPRIHNWVSVGFICDPYYSYNSSSTFDDEVSINAEYRWRVVRLRQEFYVDIFFSETGEWRESANVVCGLRNYFDIITAGVACNGKLYFSGSDHASSYILELDPFQDISNGDGDGNHIIVDKCRFSLAPLDMSSEVRGYSISLDRVLGACRGHLRVSEFLLGGHLSVWELDAGDDTLKWRLVVDKVPFFQMDSSYHDDVRFYDASR